Below is a window of Mycolicibacterium chitae DNA.
CGGAAAGCCGCAGCGCCGTCGTCGACCACGCCGGACACTTCCTGCAACTCGAGCAGCCGCAGCGGGTGGGGGAGCTGATCCTGGACTTCGTCGGGCCGGCCTGAGCCGTGCCGCGGCTGGCCGCCGTCGACGCCCAGACCTACTGGATGTCGGCGAAGATCCCCAACGACCAGTTCGTGCTGTTTGCGTTCGACGGCGCGGTCCGCATCGACGACGGGCTGCTCGACGGCCTGCGGGCACGCGCGCAGGACTGCGCCGATCTGCGGCTGCGCATCGCCGACACGCGCCGCTGGCGCTATCCGGACTGGGCGGCCGGGCCGGTCGATCGCGCGCAGTTCGTGGTGCACCCCGCCGCGGAGCTGACCTGGACCGAATGCCTGGACGCGGTGGCGCAACTGGCCGCCGCGCAGCTGGATCCGCGGGTCGCCGCTTGGCGGCTGCATCTGTTCGAGAAGGTTGCGGCCCCGCGGGGTTCGGGCCCGGCGACGGTCGCGGTCCTGCAGATCGCCCACGCGCTCGCCGACGGCACCCGCACCGCCGCGCTCGCCGGCTGGTTGTTCGGCCGACCCGGCCCGGTGCCCGCGCTGCCGGATCGGCGACGGCGCAGCATGCTCGGGGGCGCGGTGGCCGCCGCGCGCGCCGAGCGCGGGCTGACCGACGATATCGAGGCCGGCCGCCTGCCCGCGCCGCCGCCGTCGCGTCCGGCCCTGCTCACCAACGCCACCCCGGCCGGTCCCCGGCGCATCCGTACTGTCGTCGTCGACCGGGCGTCGCTGCGGGGCCGATCGACGGTCACGGTCGAGGCCCTGCTGGCCGTCGGCACCGCGCTGGCCGGGCACCTGCGCGACCGCGGGGAAAACACCGAGCAACTCGGCGCCGAGGTGCCGCTGGCCAAGCCGGGAATCCGGTATGTGCGCAACCACTTCCGCAACGTCGGCGTGGGTCTGTATCCGGACCAGCCCGAGGATGTCCGCGCCGCCCGCATCCTCGCCGACCTGCGCGGGGGACGGCAGCGCGCCGAACACCGGGCCGCGCCGGCCGCCGAGGAAGCCACCGCGGCGGTGCCGGCCGCGCTGCTGCGCTGGGGCGTGTCGAAGTTCGACGAGACCGTCCGCTCGCCGCTGGTCACCGGCAACACCGTGGTGTCGAGCGTCAACCGTGGCCCGGCCGATCTGCGGCTCGATGCCGCGCCGGTGCTGCTCACCGCGAGCTATCCCGCGCTGTCGCCGATGATGGGCCTGACCCACGGCGTGCACGGCATCGGCGACACCGTGGCGCTCAGCGTGCACGCCGCCGACTCGGTGCTGTCGGAGACCGAACTCGACGATTACCTCGAACGGCTTCGGCGCGTACTCGGCGCGGGTTCCTCACCCCGCTAGGCAGCCGCTCAGCAGATGGCCTAAATTCACCACATGACCTACGACTCGGCGTTGGACTTCGGACTGCTGCTCCTGCGTGTCGTGCTGGGCCTGACCATGGCCGCGCACGGCTACAACAAGTTCTTCGGGGGCGGACGCATCCCCGGCACCGCCGGCTGGTTCGACAGCATCGGCATGAAGCCGGGCATGTTCCACGCCCGGGTTGCCGCGACCACCGAGATCGCCGCCGGTCTCGGCCTGGCCCTCGGGTTGCTGACCCCCGTGCCGGCCGCGGGCTTCGTGGCGCTGATGCTGGTGGCGGCCTGGACCGTGCACCGGGCCAACGGCTTCTTCATCGTCAAGGAAGGCTGGGAGTACAACCTGGTGCTCGCCGCGGCCGCAGTCGCCGTGGCCGCGACGGGGGCCGGCAAGTACAGCCTGGACCACCTGCTGTTCTCCGGGACGGGCTTCTACGGGTGGCTGTACGGCTGGTGCGGTTTGACCATCGCGGTGGTGCTGGGCCTGCTCGGCGGCATCGGTCAGCTGGCCGTGTTCTACCGCCCGCCGGCCAAGACCGGATAGGTCCCGCCCGAACCACCACCGACAGACTAGAACACGTTCTAGTCTGTCGGTCATGGGATTCCTCAAGCCCGACCTGCCGGTGGTCGAGTTCGACGAG
It encodes the following:
- a CDS encoding DoxX family protein is translated as MTYDSALDFGLLLLRVVLGLTMAAHGYNKFFGGGRIPGTAGWFDSIGMKPGMFHARVAATTEIAAGLGLALGLLTPVPAAGFVALMLVAAWTVHRANGFFIVKEGWEYNLVLAAAAVAVAATGAGKYSLDHLLFSGTGFYGWLYGWCGLTIAVVLGLLGGIGQLAVFYRPPAKTG
- a CDS encoding DUF1298 domain-containing protein, which gives rise to MPRLAAVDAQTYWMSAKIPNDQFVLFAFDGAVRIDDGLLDGLRARAQDCADLRLRIADTRRWRYPDWAAGPVDRAQFVVHPAAELTWTECLDAVAQLAAAQLDPRVAAWRLHLFEKVAAPRGSGPATVAVLQIAHALADGTRTAALAGWLFGRPGPVPALPDRRRRSMLGGAVAAARAERGLTDDIEAGRLPAPPPSRPALLTNATPAGPRRIRTVVVDRASLRGRSTVTVEALLAVGTALAGHLRDRGENTEQLGAEVPLAKPGIRYVRNHFRNVGVGLYPDQPEDVRAARILADLRGGRQRAEHRAAPAAEEATAAVPAALLRWGVSKFDETVRSPLVTGNTVVSSVNRGPADLRLDAAPVLLTASYPALSPMMGLTHGVHGIGDTVALSVHAADSVLSETELDDYLERLRRVLGAGSSPR